The Leptospira fletcheri genome includes a region encoding these proteins:
- a CDS encoding STAS domain-containing protein — MILNEILISTEKIDNVQVLKLQGSINSFTEKKFREVLSVAVRQGPVIMDLEDVHLISSKGVQALKEVYQVSFGHKNKLVLVNISKPISNVFKMAGLNGFFLIAGDEEAALKMASKR; from the coding sequence ATGATCCTGAACGAGATATTGATCTCGACGGAAAAGATAGACAACGTTCAGGTTCTGAAGTTGCAAGGTTCTATCAACTCCTTTACGGAGAAAAAATTTCGGGAAGTTCTTTCCGTTGCCGTTCGCCAAGGACCGGTGATTATGGATTTGGAAGACGTGCATCTGATCTCTTCCAAGGGCGTGCAGGCGCTGAAAGAAGTGTATCAGGTCAGTTTCGGCCATAAGAACAAGCTCGTATTGGTGAATATCTCGAAACCGATTTCGAACGTTTTCAAAATGGCGGGCTTGAACGGTTTCTTCCTGATCGCCGGCGACGAAGAGGCGGCCTTAAAAATGGCCTCCAAACGATAA